From a single Metopolophium dirhodum isolate CAU chromosome 6, ASM1992520v1, whole genome shotgun sequence genomic region:
- the LOC132946823 gene encoding ATP-binding cassette sub-family G member 1-like: MDIQFEDLTYEVKPPFWQTKVPSRTILKSVNGRFSAGELSCIMGPSGAGKSSLLNALSGYNYKGVSGTLKLNSQVRDEKLFRKLSCYIMQEDKIQPMLTLNEVMMFAAELKLSNGTLTKEKQMIVTEIQNVLGLSESKNTRTEFLSGGQKKRLSIALELINNPPIIFLDEPTSGLDNVSSTYCLQLLRGLAHQGRTIVCTIHQPSASMFQLFDHVYVLSQGYCVYQGSTDQLVPFLSTVGLHCPLTYNPADYIIEATDGEEQDNIEKLAAATINGKQSLYKTRDVNNCYLNEATTKSGELLLPELNGNVITTKLLPLPPIKYKVDDEVDNDDDDDEDDVVKPGNTWCVDFPTSGWSQFCTLWKRMVLQLYRNKIGLNIQFYHHLICGLAVGIVFYGKANDGEQFFNHMKFCMGNILFHTFTQSMVQVLAFPSEVKLLKQEYFNRWYSLRPYFLALQLSRVPSIIFFSSIYTTLVYFMSGLPYELLRFSMFNIICLLVCFVSEGMGLLVGAVFNVTNGSAVGPMMIAPFLGLAIYGFDFAHQVPWIMEFVMQGSFLRCGVIGLVITVFGLNREPLHCDTGYCHFKDPNIIIYYLNVDRKHPYFEIIKLVVMLLLFRFLTYFALRRRLTS, translated from the exons ATGGATATCCAATTCGAAGACTTGACGTACGAGGTGAAGCCACCGTTTTGGCAAACCAAAG TACCGTCAAGAACAATATTGAAGTCGGTAAATGGACGATTTTCAGCTGGTGAATTATCATGCATTATGGGACCATCGGGTGCAGGAAAGAGCAGTTTACTTAATGCACTATCCGGTTACAA TTATAAAGGTGTAAGCGGGACTTTGAAGTTGAACAGTCAAGTCAGAGACGAGAAGTTGTTTCGTAAGTTATCATGTTACATAATGCAGGAGGACAAGATTCAGCCCATGTTGACTTTAAATGAAGTGATGATGTTCGCAGCGGAACTTAAACTATCCAATGGTACACTGACCAAagaaaaacaaatgatc GTGACAGAAATTCAAAATGTCTTGGGACTGTCTGAGAGCAAAAACACAAGGACCGAATTCTTATCGGGAGGCCAGAAAAAGCGGTTATCTATTGCTCTGGAACTCATCAACAACCCGCCCATAATATTTCTCGATGAACCTACTAG TGGCCTGGACAACGTTTCCAGCACCTACTGCCTGCAACTGTTGCGTGGGCTTGCGCACCAGGGTCGCACCATCGTGTGCACCATCCACCAGCCAAGCGCCAGCATGTTCCAGCTGTTCGACCACGTGTACGTGCTGTCGCAGGGGTACTGCGTGTACCAGGGCTCCACCGACCAGCTGGTGCCGTTCCTGTCTACCGTCGGGCTGCACTGCCCGCTGACGTACAACCCGGCCGACTACATAATCGAAGCGACCGACGGCGAGGAACAGGACAACATCGAAAAGTTGGCCGCGGCCACGATCAACGGCAAGCAGTCGCTGTACAAGACGAGGGACGTCAACAACTGCTACTTGAACGAGGCCACGACGAAAT CTGGCGAATTGCTTTTGCCGGAACTTAACGGCAATGTGATCACTACCAAATTGCTCCCTTTGCCaccaataaaatacaaagtaGACGATGAAGtggacaacgacgacgacgacgacgaagatgACGTGGTAAAACCCGGCAACACGTGGTGTGTGGACTTTCCAACTTCCGGTTGGTCGCAGTTTTGCACGCTTTGGAAGCGCATGGTCTTGCAATTGTACAGGAACAAG ATCGGTTTAAACATACAGTTTTACCATCATCTGATCTGTGGCCTGGCAGTAGGCATTGTGTTTTACGGAAAGGCTAACGACGGCGAACAGTTCTTCAACCACATGAAATTTTGCATGGGCAATATTCTCTTCCACACGTTCACGCAGTCGATGGTTCAAGTGCTCGCAT ttccGTCCGAAGTGAAACTGCTAAAACAAGAATACTTCAACAGATGGTATAGCTTGAGGCCGTATTTCTTGGCTCTACAGTTGTCAAGAGTGCCGTCCatt ATATTTTTTAGCAGTATTTATACGACTTTGGTATATTTTATGTCCGGGCTACCGTACGAACTCTTGCGGTTTTCGATGTTCAATATCATTTGTCTACTAGTTTGTTTCGTCTCCGAGGGCATGGGACTGCTCGTGGGTGCTGTGTTCAACGTGacg AACGGCAGCGCGGTTGGCCCAATGATGATAGCACCGTTTTTGGGACTGGCCATTTACGGGTTCGACTTCGCGCACCAAGTGCCGTGGATAATGGAGTTCGTAATGCAAGGCAGTTTCTTGCGGTGCGGAGTTATCGGGCTGGTCATCACCGTGTTCGGGTTGAACAGGGAACCGCTGCACTGCGACACGGGCTACTGCCACTTCAAAGACCCAAACATCATAATTTACTACCTGAACGTGGACAGGAAGCATCCATACTTCGAGATCATCAAGTTGGTCGTCATGCTCTTGCTGTTCAGGTTTCTCACGTATTTCGCGCTCCGGAGGAGGCTCACTAGCTAA